The DNA region atgggAATGTCTCTCCCCTGTGCCGCTGGCAGGGCCAGACGTGGCGCCTCGATGCAGAGCTGCCCAtcctgggacagggagcagagcacGGCCTGCACCTTCACGTCTTCCGGCAGGAGAGTTTCTCTGCGGATCTCTCTGTATTCCTGGGAGCGGACTCCAGCCTCCGACTCCGTTTTCTTCTCACGCTTCCCCGTCACCGACAGCTTCCTCCCGTCCACTCTCACCATCAGCTCAGCTGGGGAGAAGCCGCTCACGTCCATGGAGAGCTGgtacctctccttcccctgcgCCTGGGACCcgggctccttcccagcaccctCAGCCAGGGTCTGGCTGCTCTGCCTCGGGGTCCTGCTCCCCTCGGCCTCCCCGCAGAG from Gopherus evgoodei ecotype Sinaloan lineage chromosome 2, rGopEvg1_v1.p, whole genome shotgun sequence includes:
- the LOC115647172 gene encoding heat shock protein 30C-like, which encodes MFPLRVWQSPDYGPVWLRSRAPVSSRLGPGPHSLWEQLVGDVQTHLDEMERMRHSLLLAYPLLCGEAEGSRTPRQSSQTLAEGAGKEPGSQAQGKERYQLSMDVSGFSPAELMVRVDGRKLSVTGKREKKTESEAGVRSQEYREIRRETLLPEDVKVQAVLCSLSQDGQLCIEAPRLALPAAQGRDIPISVCQGVKAGEGNLPTEGKEPGSSEMETGGESEETSPRDS